In one window of Primulina tabacum isolate GXHZ01 chromosome 8, ASM2559414v2, whole genome shotgun sequence DNA:
- the LOC142554792 gene encoding uncharacterized protein LOC142554792 has translation MDPLATNTAFRPPVLDGSNYALWKVKMRMYIKSIKERAWQRVLDGWSPPRIVDDDGDSRSKSESSWSNDEVQTSNFNSKALNAIFTSVDVNKFSFITNCISAKEAWDILQKHCEGSESVRKTKLGMLTSKFESLRIEENKTIVDYNRRLREIANKALSLSDPMSNERLVSKVLRSLPERFNIKICAIDESKDTSTLNLEDLISSLRTFEMNLDLQKRNTGKAVALQTTDDSVNSLIQEAKDSDLGEESISLITKKFSNYLKRMRDKKKIVSTSRPQFVPFERNKITTSTQGNFRSRNYSPARTETKKLDSVQCRECSGFGHYANECANRLRKNKNMAATLSDEDPDDDFETKEGDDCTSLSSIQEQTYKLQVNPFGVATGAATQGRNTVSESLCLNANSLEISEADKIQESDQEELTIEIVQRIYEELYDDWLKRNKANSLLSKVNTKLKNNLSRLEVLLSRKDLELCKVKDDLEKASKTLAKFNSSSSKLDTVLTMGKDNRSGLGYVASMYEHGQSSNSSSRTTVFVKGVGDDSVTKTENPPMKTVQSSKLVSEQTLKTSCSASSLSKSHSSAKMAQDKKHVSISNPKQRKHHFICHYCRKSGHIKPFCYKLRTDYLRWHSNHVLLKVLSNTMSNTTVKRSSTKKIWVPKTVIQCNVIYTSLKTNIAGAWYFDSGCSRHMTGSKEHLIDYSELKMDV, from the coding sequence ATGGATCCACTAGCGACTAACACTGCTTTTAGACCACCAGTCTTAGATGGTTCGAACTATGCTCTCTGGAAAGTCAAGATGAGGATGTACATCAAATCTATCAAAGAAAGGGCATGGCAACGAGTCTTAGATGGTTGGTCTCCACCAAGGATAGTTGATGATGATGGAGATAGTCGAAGCAAATCAGAGAGTTCCTGGTCCAATGATGAAGTTCAAACCTCGAACTTCAACTCAAAGGCGCTAAATGCTATATTCACATCTGTTGATGTCAACAAGTTCAGTTTCATCACCAACTGCATTTCTGCCAAAGAAGCTTGGGATATTCTTCAAAAGCACTGCGAAGGATCTGAAAGTGTTCGCAAAACCAAACTCGGGATGTTAACCTCTAAATTTGAAAGCTTAAGGATAGAGGAAAACAAGACTATTGTGGATTATAATCGGAGATTGCGTGAGATTGCAAATAAGGCCCTCAGTCTCAGTGATCCTATGTCAAACGAAAGACTGGTTAGCAAGGTCCTAAGATCCCTCCCTGAGCgttttaatatcaaaatatgTGCTATTGACGAATCCAAGGACACCTCTACACTTAATCTGGAAGACCTAATTAGCTCTCTCAGAACATTTGAGATGAATCTAGACCTACAGAAAAGAAATACTGGGAAAGCTGTTGCCTTACAAACCACTGATGATTCTGTGAATAGCCTAATTCAAGAGGCAAAGGACTCTGATCTTGGCGAGGAATCAATCTCCTTAATCACAAAAAAGTTTAGCAACTACCTAAAAAGAATGAGAGATAAGAAGAAGATTGTATCAACATCAAGACCACAGTTTGTTCCTtttgaaagaaataaaataactacGTCAACTCAAGGGAATTTTAGATCGAGAAATTATTCACCAGCTCGAACAGAAACAAAGAAACTTGATTCAGTTCAATGTAGAGAATGCTCTGGATTTGGGCATTATGCAAATGAGTGCGCAAATCGGCTTcgcaaaaacaaaaatatggcAGCTACACTGAGTGATGAGGACCCTGATGATGATTTTGAAACCAAGGAAGGAGATGATTGCACCTCTTTATCTTCCATCCAGGAACAAACATACAAACTGCAGGTCAATCCCTTTGGTGTTGCCACTGGTGCTGCAACACAAGGGCGCAACACTGTGTCAGAATCACTGTGTCTCAATGCTAACTCTCTGGAAATTTCAGAAGCTGACAAAATTCAGGAATCTGACCAAGAAGAGCTTACTATAGAAATTGTCCAAAGAATTTATGAAGAACTTTATGATGACTGGCTCAAAAGAAATAAGGCAAACTCATTACTGTCAAAAGTAAACACTAAGTTGAAGAACAACTTGTCTCGTCTAGAAGTTTTGCTGAGTAGGAAGGATCTTGAACTATGTAAAGTCAAAGATGATCTTGAGAAAGCATCAAAAACTCTTGCCAAATTCAATTCAAGCTCATCAAAACTTGACACAGTACTGACTATGGGAAAGGACAACAGATCTGGCCTTGGTTATGTTGCAAGTATGTATGAACATGGTCAGTCATCTAACTCCAGTTCAAGGACCACAGTATTTGTGAAGGGTGTAGGAGATGACTCTGTCACTAAAACAGAAAATCCACCCATGAAAACTGTACAAAGCTCAAAGCTGGTCTCTGAACAGACGCTGAAAACATCCTGTTCAGCTTCCTCACTATCAAAAAGTCACTCCTCAGCAAAGATGGCTCAAGACAAGAAGCATGTATCAATCTCAAATCCCAAGCAGCGAAAGCATCATTTCATCTGTCACTACTGTCGTAAGTCTGGGCACATCAAACCTTTCTGCTACAAACTCAGAACTGACTATCTCAGGTGGCATTCAAATCATGTGTTGCTTAAGGTGTTGTCCAACACCATGTCCAACACCACAGTCAAACGTTCTTCCACTAAGAAAATTTGGGTACCAAAAACTGTTATACAATGCAATGTCATTTATACCTCGctaaaaactaacattgcaggagcatggtactttgacagtgggTGTTCCCGTCACATGACAGGTTCTAAAGAACACCTCATTGATTATTCTGAACTAAAAATGGACGTGTAA
- the LOC142554212 gene encoding putative aquaporin PIP2-8 translates to MAKEVTEEAPVQQTGKDYVDPPPSPLFSLKELRLWSFYRALIAEFIATLLFLYIGVATVIGHVKLNNADQCDGVGILGIAWAFGGMIFILVYCTAGISGGHINPAVTLGLFLARKLSLVRAVAYMVAQCLGAICGVGLVKAFMKSFYNRLGGGANFVQPGYNKGTALGAEIIGTFVLVYTVFSATDPKRSARDSHVPVLAPLPIGFAVFMVHLATIPITGTGINPARSFGAAVIYNKGKIWDDQWIFWVGPFVGALAAAIYHQFILRAAAIKALGSFRSNPTN, encoded by the exons ATGGCGAAAGAAGTGACTGAAGAAGCACCGGTGCAGCAGACGGGGAAGGATTACGTGGATCCGCCGCCGTCGCCGCTATTCAGTTTAAAGGAGCTCAGGCTCTGGTCTTTCTACAGAGCCCTCATAGCTGAGTTCATCGCCACCCTGCTCTTCCTCTATATTGGTGTCGCCACCGTCATCGGCCACGTAAAGCTAAATAATGCAGACCAGTGTGACGGCGTGGGTATCCTTGGAATTGCGTGGGCCTTCGGTGGGATGATCTTCATCCTTGTCTACTGCACTGCCGGCATCTCAG GGGGTCACATCAACCCGGCTGTGACGTTGGGTTTGTTCTTGGCGAGGAAGCTGTCCCTGGTTAGAGCTGTTGCGTACATGGTGGCACAGTGTTTGGGTGCTATCTGTGGTGTTGGTTTGGTAAAAGCCTTCATGAAGAGTTTCTACAACAGACTCGGAGGCGGCGCTAATTTCGTGCAACCTGGTTACAACAAGGGCACCGCACTGGGTGCTGAGATAATCGGCACTTTTGTGCTTGTTTACACCGTCTTCTCCGCCACTGATCCCAAACGCAGCGCCCGTGATTCTCATGTTCCG GTTTTGGCTCCACTTCCTATTGGATTTGCGGTTTTCATGGTTCATTTGGCGACAATTCCAATTACTGGAACTGGTATTAACCCTGCTAGGAGCTTTGGAGCTGCTGTGATTTACAATAAAGGAAAAATCTGGGATGACCAGTGGATTTTCTGGGTTGGGCCGTTCGTGGGAGCCCTTGCAGCGGCGATTTACCACCAGTTTATTCTGAGGGCTGCCGCCATTAAAGCTCTGGGATCCTTCAGGAGCAACCCCACAAACTAG